A section of the Rhizobium sp. Pop5 genome encodes:
- the serA gene encoding phosphoglycerate dehydrogenase: MAPRVLVSDELSETAVQIFRDRGVEVDFEPQLGKDKDRLLEVIGKYDGLAIRSATKVTEKIIEGAKNLKVVGRAGIGVDNVDIPAASRRGIIVMNTPFGNSITTAEHAIALMFAVARQLPAADTSTQAGKWEKSKFMGVEITGKTLGVIGAGNIGSIVCARAIGLKMHVVAYDPFLSKERAEEMGVTKVELDELFARADFITLHVPMTDKTRGILNKEALAKTKPGVRIINCARGGLVDEAALAEAIKSGHVAGAAFDVFEVEPAKESPLFGLPNVVCTPHLGASTTEAQENVALQVAEQMSDYLVKGAVSNAINMPSITAEEAPILKPFIRLADVLGAFVGQVTEEPIKEIEILYDGVTANMNTRALTSAVLAGLIRPQVADVNMVSAPIMIKEKGIVLSEVKRDKTGVFDGYIKLTVTTESMTRSVAGTVFSDGKPRFIQIKGINLDADVGSHMIYITNTDVPGMIGFIGTTLGTAGVNIANFQLGRDKQGGDAIALLYVDGEVEDGVLAQLTAHQAIRQAKLLTFNID, translated from the coding sequence ATGGCACCTCGCGTTCTCGTATCCGACGAATTGTCGGAAACCGCTGTCCAGATCTTCCGTGACCGCGGCGTCGAAGTCGATTTCGAACCGCAGCTCGGTAAAGACAAGGACCGTCTGCTCGAAGTCATCGGCAAGTATGATGGCCTCGCCATCCGCTCCGCCACCAAGGTGACGGAAAAGATCATCGAAGGGGCGAAGAACCTCAAGGTTGTCGGCCGCGCCGGCATCGGCGTCGACAATGTCGATATCCCGGCAGCCTCGCGCCGCGGCATCATCGTCATGAACACGCCCTTCGGCAATTCGATCACCACGGCCGAGCATGCGATCGCTTTGATGTTCGCCGTCGCCCGCCAGCTTCCGGCAGCCGACACCTCGACGCAGGCCGGCAAGTGGGAGAAATCGAAATTCATGGGCGTCGAAATCACCGGCAAGACGCTCGGCGTCATCGGCGCCGGCAATATCGGCTCGATCGTCTGCGCCCGCGCCATCGGTCTGAAGATGCATGTCGTCGCCTATGACCCGTTCCTTTCCAAGGAACGCGCCGAGGAAATGGGCGTCACCAAGGTCGAGCTCGACGAGCTTTTCGCCCGCGCCGATTTCATCACGCTGCATGTGCCGATGACCGACAAGACGCGCGGCATCCTCAACAAGGAAGCGCTGGCGAAGACCAAGCCCGGCGTGCGCATCATCAACTGCGCCCGCGGCGGCCTCGTCGATGAGGCAGCGCTTGCCGAAGCGATCAAGTCCGGTCACGTCGCCGGTGCCGCCTTCGACGTCTTCGAAGTCGAGCCTGCCAAGGAAAGCCCGCTCTTCGGCCTGCCGAACGTCGTCTGCACGCCGCATCTCGGCGCCTCGACGACCGAGGCTCAGGAAAACGTCGCCTTGCAGGTGGCCGAGCAGATGTCGGACTACCTCGTCAAGGGTGCCGTCTCCAACGCCATCAACATGCCGTCGATCACAGCGGAAGAAGCGCCGATCCTGAAGCCTTTCATCCGTCTTGCCGATGTTCTCGGCGCTTTCGTCGGCCAGGTCACCGAGGAGCCAATCAAGGAAATCGAAATCCTCTATGACGGCGTCACCGCCAACATGAATACGCGGGCACTGACGAGCGCGGTGCTTGCCGGTCTCATCCGTCCGCAGGTCGCCGACGTCAACATGGTTTCGGCGCCGATCATGATCAAGGAAAAGGGCATCGTGCTTTCCGAGGTCAAGCGCGACAAGACAGGCGTCTTCGACGGCTATATCAAGCTGACGGTAACGACCGAAAGCATGACGCGCTCTGTCGCTGGCACGGTGTTTTCGGATGGCAAGCCGCGCTTCATCCAGATCAAGGGCATCAACCTCGATGCCGATGTCGGTTCGCACATGATCTACATCACCAATACCGACGTTCCCGGGATGATCGGCTTCATCGGCACGACGCTCGGGACGGCCGGCGTCAATATCGCCAACTTCCAGCTCGGCCGTGACAAGCAGGGCGGCGATGCGATCGCGCTGCTCTATGTCGACGGTGAGGTGGAGGACGGCGTGCTCGCGCAGCTGACGGCCCACCAGGCGATCCGCCAGGCAAAGCTGCTGACCTTCAACATCGACTGA
- a CDS encoding phosphoserine transaminase: MAKTAKPDIRPQNTHFSSGPCSKRPGWSLEALSDAALGRSHRAKVGKVKLKQAIDLTREILEVPADYRIGIVPASDTGAVEMALWSLLGERGVDMLAWESFGAGWVTDVVKQLKLKDVRKLEAGYGELPDLSAVDFDRDVVFTWNGTTSGVRVANADFIPADRKGLTICDATSAAFAQELDFAKLDVVTFSWQKVLGGEGAHGVIILSPRAVERLTTYTPAWPLPKIFRMTSGGKLTEGIFQGETINTPSMLCVEDYIDALLWAKELGGLKALIARADANAKVIHDFVAANDWIANLAVKAETASNTSVCLKIVDKDITALDDDGQANFAKGLVGLLEKEGVAYDIGHYRDAPSGLRIWAGATIEASDMQKLMPWLSWAFETQKAQLAQAAA; this comes from the coding sequence ATGGCGAAGACCGCAAAGCCGGACATCCGTCCGCAAAATACTCATTTTTCTTCTGGCCCTTGCTCGAAGCGCCCCGGTTGGTCGCTCGAAGCCCTTTCCGACGCGGCTCTTGGCCGTTCGCACCGCGCGAAGGTCGGCAAGGTCAAGCTCAAGCAGGCCATCGACCTTACCCGTGAAATTCTCGAGGTGCCGGCGGATTACCGCATCGGTATCGTTCCGGCATCCGACACCGGCGCCGTTGAAATGGCGCTCTGGTCGCTGCTCGGCGAACGTGGCGTCGACATGCTCGCCTGGGAAAGCTTCGGCGCCGGCTGGGTTACCGACGTCGTCAAGCAGCTGAAGCTCAAGGACGTGCGCAAGCTCGAAGCCGGTTACGGCGAGCTTCCCGATCTCTCCGCCGTCGATTTCGACCGCGACGTCGTCTTCACCTGGAACGGCACGACCTCGGGTGTCCGCGTTGCGAATGCCGATTTCATTCCCGCTGACCGCAAGGGCCTGACGATCTGCGACGCCACCTCGGCCGCCTTCGCGCAGGAACTCGATTTCGCCAAGCTCGATGTCGTCACCTTCTCCTGGCAGAAGGTTCTGGGCGGCGAGGGCGCGCATGGCGTCATCATTCTTTCGCCGCGCGCCGTCGAGCGTCTCACCACCTATACGCCGGCCTGGCCGCTGCCGAAGATCTTCCGCATGACTTCGGGCGGCAAGCTGACGGAAGGTATCTTCCAGGGCGAGACGATCAACACGCCGTCGATGCTCTGCGTCGAGGACTATATCGATGCGCTCCTCTGGGCCAAGGAGCTCGGCGGCCTCAAGGCGCTGATCGCGCGCGCCGATGCCAACGCCAAGGTCATCCACGATTTCGTCGCGGCAAACGACTGGATCGCCAATCTCGCCGTCAAGGCGGAGACGGCCTCCAACACCTCCGTCTGCCTGAAGATCGTCGACAAGGACATCACGGCGCTCGACGACGACGGCCAGGCGAATTTCGCCAAGGGGCTTGTCGGCCTCCTGGAGAAGGAAGGTGTCGCCTATGACATCGGCCATTACCGCGACGCGCCGTCGGGTCTCCGCATCTGGGCGGGTGCCACGATCGAAGCATCGGACATGCAGAAGCTGATGCCCTGGCTTTCCTGGGCCTTCGAAACGCAGAAGGCGCAGCTTGCTCAGGCCGCAGCCTGA
- a CDS encoding outer membrane protein — protein MKRSLSGIFAALLIATNAYSADLAPAEPIPEQPPEVTVTEATGWYLRGDVGYAFTDLRGARYFQGSNATEVDFDRADIDDAWTVGGGVGYQINSYLRTDLTFDYLTQADFHGSTVGQCGFPLVDCTSRDSSSLTAYTLLANAYVDLGTYGYVTPYVGAGIGGSYVKWKNLRNVACADDGSFCDDEVTHGGKGNWRFTYALMAGASIDVTCNIKADVGYRYLHIDGGNMFGYAENGGPGRDKGLSAHEVRVGGRYLFGGCAQPVAYEPPAIPLQQPVYK, from the coding sequence ATGAAAAGAAGCTTGTCCGGCATCTTCGCCGCACTGTTGATCGCGACAAATGCCTATTCGGCGGATCTCGCGCCTGCCGAGCCGATCCCGGAACAGCCGCCAGAGGTGACCGTCACCGAAGCGACCGGCTGGTACCTGCGCGGCGATGTCGGCTACGCCTTCACCGATCTGCGCGGTGCCCGCTACTTCCAGGGCAGCAATGCCACGGAAGTCGATTTCGACCGTGCCGATATTGATGACGCATGGACGGTCGGCGGCGGTGTCGGTTATCAGATCAACAGCTATCTCCGTACCGATCTGACCTTCGACTATCTCACGCAGGCAGATTTCCACGGCTCGACGGTCGGGCAGTGCGGCTTCCCGCTGGTGGATTGCACCTCGCGCGACTCCTCTTCGCTCACTGCCTACACGCTGCTCGCCAACGCCTATGTCGATCTAGGCACCTATGGCTATGTGACACCTTATGTCGGCGCCGGTATCGGCGGTTCCTACGTGAAGTGGAAGAACCTGCGCAACGTCGCCTGCGCCGATGACGGCAGCTTCTGCGACGACGAGGTCACCCATGGCGGCAAGGGCAACTGGCGCTTCACCTACGCCCTCATGGCCGGCGCCTCGATCGACGTGACCTGCAACATCAAGGCCGATGTCGGCTATCGCTATCTGCACATCGATGGCGGCAACATGTTCGGCTATGCCGAAAACGGTGGTCCGGGCCGCGACAAGGGTCTCAGCGCCCACGAAGTCCGCGTCGGCGGCCGCTACCTCTTCGGCGGATGCGCCCAGCCTGTCGCCTACGAGCCGCCCGCAATCCCGCTGCAGCAGCCGGTCTACAAGTAA
- the glmM gene encoding phosphoglucosamine mutase produces the protein MKRRYFGTDGIRGQSNVFPMTPDLAMRVGIAAGTIFRRGNHRHRVVIGKDTRLSGYMLENAMVAGFTAAGLDAFILGPIPTPAVAMLTRSLRCDIGVMISASHNPYEDNGIKLFGPDGYKLSDDIEAEIEDLLEKDLNAQLAKSDDIGRAKRVDGVHDRYIEHAKRTLPRDVTLQGLRIAIDCANGAAYKVAPAVLWELGADVVTIGNEPNGTNINLNCGSTSPVALQKKVDEVRADIGIALDGDADRVIIVDENGSIVDGDQLMAVIAESWAESQQLRGNGIVATVMSNLGLERFLDARGMALARTKVGDRYVVEHMRQHNYNVGGEQSGHIVLSEYGTTGDGLVAALQILAAVKRTGRTVSEVCRRFDPVPQLLRNVRISGGKPLEDIQVQKAIADAEAELAKNGRLVIRPSGTEPLIRVMAEGDDRAQIERIVNELIGTISNVRTAA, from the coding sequence ATGAAAAGACGCTATTTCGGTACCGACGGCATTCGCGGCCAGTCCAATGTCTTCCCGATGACGCCGGATCTCGCGATGCGGGTCGGTATTGCTGCCGGCACGATTTTTCGCCGCGGCAACCATCGCCATCGCGTCGTCATCGGCAAGGACACGCGCCTTTCCGGCTACATGCTCGAAAACGCCATGGTCGCGGGCTTCACGGCCGCCGGCCTCGATGCCTTCATCCTCGGCCCGATCCCTACACCTGCCGTCGCAATGCTGACGCGTTCGCTACGCTGCGATATCGGCGTGATGATCTCTGCTTCGCACAATCCTTACGAGGATAACGGCATCAAGCTTTTCGGTCCTGATGGTTACAAGCTTTCCGACGACATCGAGGCAGAGATCGAGGATCTGCTCGAGAAGGATCTGAATGCGCAGCTCGCCAAGTCCGACGACATCGGCCGCGCGAAGCGCGTCGATGGCGTGCATGACCGTTATATCGAACATGCCAAGCGTACGCTGCCGCGCGACGTGACGCTGCAGGGCCTGAGGATTGCGATCGACTGCGCCAACGGTGCTGCCTACAAAGTCGCCCCCGCCGTGCTCTGGGAGCTTGGCGCTGACGTCGTTACCATCGGCAACGAGCCGAACGGCACCAACATCAATCTCAACTGCGGCTCCACCAGCCCGGTCGCGCTGCAGAAGAAGGTCGACGAAGTCCGCGCCGATATCGGCATCGCGCTCGACGGCGACGCGGACCGCGTCATCATCGTCGACGAGAATGGTTCGATCGTCGACGGCGACCAGCTGATGGCTGTCATCGCCGAGAGCTGGGCCGAAAGCCAACAGTTACGCGGCAACGGCATCGTCGCCACCGTGATGTCCAATCTCGGCCTCGAGCGCTTCCTTGACGCGCGCGGCATGGCGCTTGCCCGCACGAAGGTCGGCGACCGCTACGTCGTCGAGCATATGCGCCAGCACAATTACAATGTCGGCGGCGAGCAGTCCGGCCACATCGTGCTCTCGGAATACGGCACGACCGGCGACGGCCTCGTCGCGGCGCTGCAGATCCTTGCCGCGGTCAAGCGCACCGGCCGCACCGTCAGCGAAGTTTGCCGCCGCTTCGATCCTGTGCCGCAGCTCTTGCGCAATGTCCGTATCAGCGGCGGCAAGCCGCTGGAGGATATCCAGGTGCAGAAGGCGATCGCCGATGCCGAAGCCGAGCTCGCCAAGAACGGCCGGCTCGTCATCCGCCCCTCGGGCACCGAACCGCTGATCCGCGTCATGGCCGAAGGCGACGACCGCGCTCAGATCGAGCGCATCGTCAACGAACTGATCGGCACGATCTCAAACGTCCGCACGGCCGCCTGA
- the ftsH gene encoding ATP-dependent zinc metalloprotease FtsH: protein MNPNLRNFALWAIIALLLIALFSMFQTAPAQTGSREIPYSQFLREVDAGRVKEVVVTGNRVSGSYVENGTTFQTYSPVIDDSLLDRLQQKNVLVSARPETDGSSGFLSYLGTLLPMLLILGVWLFFMRQMQGGSRGAMGFGKSKAKLLTEAHGRVTFEDVAGVDEAKQDLEEIVEFLRDPQKFQRLGGKIPRGVLLVGPPGTGKTLLARSVAGEANVPFFTISGSDFVEMFVGVGASRVRDMFEQAKKNAPCIIFIDEIDAVGRHRGAGLGGGNDEREQTLNQLLVEMDGFEANEGVILIAATNRPDVLDPALLRPGRFDRQVVVPNPDIVGRERILKVHARNVPLAPNVDLKVLARGTPGFSGADLMNLVNEAALMAARRNKRVVTMQEFEDAKDKIMMGAERRSSAMTEAEKKLTAYHEAGHAITALNVAVADPLHKATIIPRGRALGMVMQLPEGDRYSMSYKWMVSRLCIMMGGRVAEELTFGKENITSGASSDIEQATKLARAMVTQWGFSDQLGQVAYGENQQEVFLGHSVSQSKNVSEATAQKIDNEVRRLIDEAYTQARTILTEKHDEFVALAEGLLEYETLTGEEIKALIRGEKPSRDLGDDSPPSRGSAVPKAGARPATKGDEPEGGLEPQPH, encoded by the coding sequence ATGAACCCTAACTTACGTAATTTCGCCTTGTGGGCGATCATAGCGCTTCTGCTGATCGCCCTTTTCAGCATGTTTCAGACGGCGCCGGCGCAGACGGGCTCCCGCGAAATCCCTTATTCGCAGTTCCTGCGTGAGGTCGATGCGGGCCGCGTGAAGGAAGTCGTGGTCACGGGCAACCGTGTCTCGGGAAGCTATGTTGAAAATGGCACCACCTTCCAGACCTATTCGCCTGTCATCGACGACAGCCTGCTCGATCGCCTGCAGCAGAAGAATGTCCTGGTTTCCGCGCGCCCTGAAACGGATGGATCCTCCGGTTTTTTGAGCTATCTCGGCACGCTGTTGCCGATGCTTCTCATTCTCGGCGTCTGGCTGTTTTTCATGCGGCAGATGCAGGGAGGCTCGCGCGGCGCGATGGGCTTCGGCAAGTCCAAGGCCAAGCTTCTGACCGAAGCGCATGGCCGGGTGACATTTGAAGACGTTGCCGGTGTCGACGAGGCCAAGCAGGACCTCGAAGAGATCGTCGAATTCCTGCGTGATCCGCAGAAATTCCAGCGTCTCGGCGGCAAGATTCCGCGCGGCGTGCTGCTCGTAGGTCCTCCGGGCACCGGCAAGACGCTGCTCGCCCGCTCGGTCGCCGGTGAGGCCAATGTGCCGTTCTTCACCATTTCGGGTTCCGACTTCGTCGAAATGTTCGTCGGCGTCGGCGCAAGCCGCGTGCGCGACATGTTCGAGCAGGCGAAGAAGAATGCGCCCTGCATCATCTTCATCGACGAAATCGATGCCGTCGGCCGCCATCGCGGCGCCGGTCTCGGCGGCGGCAACGACGAACGCGAGCAGACACTGAACCAGTTGCTGGTCGAGATGGACGGCTTCGAAGCGAATGAGGGCGTGATCCTGATCGCCGCCACCAACCGCCCCGACGTTCTTGATCCTGCGCTGCTGCGTCCCGGCCGTTTCGACCGCCAGGTCGTGGTTCCGAACCCGGATATCGTCGGCCGCGAGCGCATCCTCAAGGTACACGCCCGCAACGTTCCGCTGGCGCCGAATGTCGATCTCAAGGTTCTCGCCCGCGGCACGCCCGGTTTTTCCGGCGCCGATCTGATGAACCTAGTCAACGAAGCTGCCCTCATGGCCGCCCGCCGCAACAAGCGCGTCGTCACCATGCAGGAATTCGAAGACGCCAAGGACAAGATCATGATGGGCGCCGAGCGCCGTTCCTCGGCCATGACCGAGGCGGAGAAGAAGCTCACCGCCTATCATGAGGCCGGTCACGCCATCACCGCGCTCAACGTCGCCGTTGCCGATCCGCTGCACAAGGCCACGATCATTCCGCGTGGCCGTGCACTCGGCATGGTCATGCAGCTCCCCGAGGGCGACCGCTACTCGATGAGTTACAAGTGGATGGTTTCGCGCCTCTGCATCATGATGGGCGGCCGCGTTGCCGAGGAACTTACCTTCGGCAAGGAGAACATCACCTCGGGCGCTTCCTCCGATATCGAGCAGGCCACCAAGCTTGCCCGCGCCATGGTCACGCAGTGGGGCTTCTCCGATCAGCTCGGTCAGGTCGCATACGGTGAGAACCAGCAGGAAGTCTTCCTCGGCCACTCGGTTTCGCAGTCGAAGAATGTTTCGGAGGCAACCGCGCAGAAGATCGACAATGAAGTGCGCCGCCTGATCGACGAAGCCTATACGCAGGCCCGCACGATCCTGACGGAAAAGCACGACGAATTCGTCGCTCTTGCCGAAGGCCTGCTCGAATACGAGACGCTGACCGGCGAGGAGATCAAGGCGCTGATCCGCGGCGAGAAGCCGTCGCGCGATCTCGGCGATGATTCGCCGCCGAGCCGTGGCTCGGCTGTTCCGAAGGCCGGCGCACGGCCCGCCACCAAGGGCGACGAGCCCGAAGGCGGTCTCGAACCGCAGCCGCATTGA
- the tilS gene encoding tRNA lysidine(34) synthetase TilS — translation MHAEGTSPPRLAIHQFLSSLQSPVRILVAVSGGSDSTGLLLLLDEAVKAAPHLKISLCAATVDHALRAGSADEARQVAALCASLGIPHTVATWRGEKPKTGVMAAAREARYGLLAEAAKALGADLIVTGHTLDDQRETLAMRGMRTEQVSSGIADAVLFDRRFWILRPLLFSTRTDIRAFLRERGVTWIDDPSNEDTKYERVRMRRRLSAGTDTKQDIRAIWGERLILSSRGAEWLDRHFLLHGGLLGQVMHDGLREDRAVLDYALGRLTGVFGGQPFVPGRAQMDRILAFAAGGEPGRMTAGRVVFDLRRDGLYLARESRGILPLVLQPGEAGVWDGRFRVRNDLTTSTKVDVVAGSSPSAGMRGDHFDRLPQSAWKRAVASAPALSSNGAYLSPESARSVELTPYFAPFDRFLTRFDFIFANRLSAIFATAPYARPPLRTIDGKTI, via the coding sequence ATGCACGCCGAAGGCACGTCACCGCCTCGACTGGCGATCCACCAGTTTCTCTCCTCGCTCCAAAGCCCCGTGCGCATTCTTGTCGCAGTATCGGGCGGCAGCGATTCTACCGGCCTGCTTCTCCTCCTCGACGAAGCCGTGAAGGCCGCTCCCCACCTCAAGATTTCCCTTTGCGCCGCGACCGTCGATCACGCGCTGCGCGCCGGCTCCGCAGACGAGGCGCGCCAAGTCGCTGCCCTCTGTGCCTCGCTCGGCATTCCCCATACCGTCGCCACCTGGCGGGGCGAGAAACCGAAGACAGGTGTCATGGCCGCGGCCCGCGAGGCTCGCTATGGTCTTCTGGCCGAGGCAGCAAAAGCGCTTGGCGCCGATCTCATCGTCACCGGCCATACATTGGACGATCAGCGCGAAACGCTTGCCATGCGCGGGATGCGAACGGAACAGGTCTCGTCAGGTATTGCCGATGCGGTGCTTTTCGACCGGCGCTTCTGGATTTTGAGACCGCTCCTTTTTTCCACCCGGACAGATATCCGCGCATTCCTCAGGGAGCGGGGCGTGACTTGGATCGACGATCCGAGCAACGAGGATACGAAGTACGAGCGTGTCCGGATGCGCCGGCGGCTTTCCGCCGGCACGGATACCAAGCAAGATATTCGCGCGATCTGGGGCGAACGGCTGATCCTGTCGTCCAGAGGCGCCGAATGGCTGGATCGCCATTTCCTGCTTCACGGTGGCCTGCTGGGACAGGTGATGCATGACGGGTTGCGAGAGGATCGCGCGGTTCTCGATTATGCGCTCGGCCGCCTGACGGGGGTGTTCGGCGGGCAGCCATTCGTGCCGGGCAGGGCGCAGATGGACCGCATTCTCGCATTCGCGGCCGGCGGTGAGCCGGGGCGGATGACCGCTGGCAGGGTGGTGTTCGATCTGAGGCGCGATGGGCTCTATCTGGCGCGCGAGAGCAGGGGGATATTGCCGTTGGTGCTGCAGCCGGGAGAGGCTGGGGTTTGGGACGGGAGGTTTCGCGTGAGGAACGATTTGACCACGTCGACAAAGGTTGACGTCGTTGCTGGGTCAAGTCCGAGCGCGGGAATGAGGGGAGATCATTTTGATCGGTTGCCTCAGTCAGCATGGAAGCGCGCCGTCGCCTCGGCGCCAGCCTTATCCTCAAATGGAGCCTATTTATCTCCCGAATCCGCCCGGTCGGTCGAGCTGACGCCCTATTTCGCGCCCTTCGACCGCTTTTTGACACGATTTGATTTCATCTTTGCCAACAGGCTTTCGGCGATTTTCGCGACGGCGCCCTATGCGAGGCCGCCTTTAAGAACTATTGACGGAAAAACCATCTGA
- the ybgF gene encoding tol-pal system protein YbgF translates to MKKLVVAGMLCLAAMTGSERAAYSASFFGLHLGDRSRENQAAPPVVKVQSGDAEVRVQQLEEQLRQLNGRIEEMSFQLLQMQETIRKQQEDNEFRFQQLEKTGSGGAAKAPVKKSETDPAPAASGGDDIAKVIQAPQGAETAPSTSVPSNSGLGQPPKELGSIDFDKNGNPIGGTVDDNATIGSGPIPDAKSGTPQQTASLGSEADQYKSAYGHVLSGDYSTAEQEFTQYITRYPSSARAADANFWLGEALYSQGKYNEAAKTFLNAHQKYGTSEKAPEMLLKLGMSLAALDNTETACATLREVSKRYPKASRAVITKVASEQKRLAC, encoded by the coding sequence ATGAAGAAACTTGTCGTGGCAGGCATGCTGTGCCTCGCGGCTATGACCGGTAGCGAACGGGCGGCCTATTCCGCCTCGTTCTTTGGGCTGCATCTCGGCGACCGATCTAGGGAAAACCAGGCGGCGCCGCCCGTCGTCAAGGTGCAGAGCGGCGATGCGGAGGTCCGCGTGCAGCAGCTCGAAGAGCAGTTGCGGCAGTTGAACGGCCGGATCGAGGAGATGAGCTTTCAGCTTCTGCAGATGCAGGAGACGATCCGCAAGCAACAGGAAGACAATGAATTCCGCTTCCAGCAGCTGGAAAAGACAGGCTCCGGCGGTGCCGCCAAGGCTCCCGTCAAGAAAAGCGAAACCGATCCTGCTCCGGCAGCCTCGGGCGGCGACGATATCGCCAAGGTGATCCAAGCGCCGCAGGGAGCCGAAACGGCTCCCTCCACCAGCGTGCCTAGTAATAGCGGCCTCGGCCAGCCGCCGAAGGAGCTTGGCTCGATCGATTTCGATAAGAACGGTAATCCGATCGGTGGCACTGTCGACGACAATGCCACGATCGGCTCCGGGCCGATTCCTGATGCCAAGAGCGGAACGCCGCAGCAGACCGCCTCGCTCGGCAGCGAGGCCGATCAGTACAAGTCCGCCTACGGTCATGTGCTTTCCGGCGATTACAGCACGGCCGAGCAGGAATTCACCCAGTACATCACCCGTTACCCGAGCAGCGCGCGGGCAGCGGACGCCAATTTCTGGCTCGGCGAAGCGCTCTATTCGCAGGGCAAATACAATGAGGCGGCGAAGACCTTCCTCAATGCGCACCAGAAATACGGCACATCCGAAAAGGCGCCGGAAATGCTTCTGAAGCTCGGCATGTCGCTTGCTGCCCTCGACAATACCGAGACGGCCTGCGCGACGTTGCGCGAAGTCTCGAAGCGCTATCCGAAGGCCTCGCGCGCCGTCATAACCAAAGTTGCGAGCGAACAGAAACGCCTCGCCTGCTAG
- the pal gene encoding peptidoglycan-associated lipoprotein Pal, translating into MSRIHTPAMSRMQNFARNPVMIALVAGLALASCAKKNGGMPNNAGELGLGAGAATPGSAQDFTVNVGDRIFFDTDSSSIRADASQTLDRQAQWLARYPNYQITVEGHADERGTREYNLALGARRAAAAKDYLASRGVPAQRLKTISYGKERPVAVCDDISCWSQNRRAVTVLGGAGM; encoded by the coding sequence ATGAGCCGAATTCACACCCCGGCAATGAGCCGCATGCAGAATTTCGCCCGCAACCCCGTCATGATCGCGCTTGTCGCCGGTCTTGCGCTTGCAAGCTGCGCCAAGAAGAACGGTGGCATGCCGAACAATGCCGGTGAACTCGGCCTTGGTGCCGGTGCAGCGACACCGGGCTCCGCTCAGGACTTCACGGTCAATGTCGGCGACCGCATCTTCTTCGACACCGACTCCTCGTCGATCCGCGCCGATGCTTCGCAGACGCTCGACCGTCAGGCGCAGTGGCTCGCTCGCTACCCGAACTACCAGATCACCGTAGAAGGCCATGCCGACGAGCGCGGTACGCGCGAATACAACCTTGCACTCGGCGCCCGCCGTGCGGCTGCCGCCAAGGACTATCTCGCTTCGCGCGGCGTTCCTGCACAGCGCCTGAAGACGATCTCCTACGGCAAGGAACGTCCGGTCGCTGTCTGCGACGATATTTCCTGCTGGTCGCAGAACCGCCGCGCGGTCACCGTGCTCGGCGGCGCCGGCATGTAA